A region from the Leucoraja erinacea ecotype New England chromosome 18, Leri_hhj_1, whole genome shotgun sequence genome encodes:
- the LOC129705790 gene encoding transmembrane protein 80-like isoform X4, whose product MVYYFNIFYYIFYFIVTFLMIIYKSRVFSFPDGNLAFDLVLLILMGILEVTKLYHGFKGNLTEEAVPVVTNMVLTIGSMLLSLYYLLWQTYVLKADVIINAILLVIYGLEEVLDIIAVSSFARIYM is encoded by the exons ATGGTTTACTATTTCAatatattttattacattttttactttattgtcactttccTCATGATTATCTACAAAA gtcgggtttTTAGTTTCCCTGATGGTAATCTGGCTTTTGATTTGGTTCTTCTGATTCTCATGGGAATTCTAGAAGTAACAAAGTTATATCATG GTTTTAAAGGGAATCTGACTGAAGAAGCAGTTCCAGTAGTAACTAACATGGTTCTGACAATTGGAAGTATGTTACTTTCCTTGTACTACTTATTGTGGCAGACATATGTACTGAAAGCAGATGTAATAATTAATGCAATCCTTCTGGTAATCTATGGATTAGAGGAAGTACTGGACATAATTGCGGTTTCATCTTTTGCCAG GATCTACATGTGA